The proteins below are encoded in one region of Funiculus sociatus GB2-C1:
- a CDS encoding DNA cytosine methyltransferase → MFIRTKIIKGQPYRYLVETYKTADGQKRQKVLKYLGHAPTLPDDAPTAVVLFAGGGGVEAGMVMAGVRPVLSVECDPSRTELSAALAASLSLNFKPYGTKVIQRTVQELALANFPGFPQPDYLHASPVCSNFSKALGNGTEQSLDREAATAVATAIRVLQPKCFTLENVLGYRQSESWQIIQDELWALGYQITAGVLDAADYGVPQSRKRLIVKAARGKAPALPPKQSRVGWYQFVEDLIPSLPESQLLPAQQKALEEKLAICPEIPALLIERTGFRDSLPKLREPTEPIWTIKRAIFTDQRQGVRRRFIDLWKSDGTVKSLTVEAVARLQGFPSWYYLPEPINVAGSLLGYSVPPHFAQQLYSP, encoded by the coding sequence ATGTTTATCCGAACCAAAATAATTAAAGGACAACCTTATCGTTACCTGGTCGAAACTTATAAAACTGCTGACGGTCAAAAACGCCAAAAGGTACTCAAATATTTGGGTCATGCTCCTACCCTACCTGATGATGCTCCAACGGCTGTTGTACTGTTTGCTGGAGGCGGTGGTGTAGAAGCTGGCATGGTCATGGCTGGTGTTAGACCTGTCTTGAGCGTGGAATGCGACCCTAGTCGAACAGAACTATCTGCTGCACTTGCTGCCTCTCTATCGCTGAACTTCAAACCCTATGGCACCAAGGTAATTCAACGAACGGTTCAAGAACTAGCTCTTGCTAATTTCCCTGGATTCCCCCAGCCGGATTATCTCCACGCTTCTCCGGTCTGCTCAAACTTTAGTAAGGCGCTGGGAAACGGTACGGAGCAATCACTAGACCGCGAAGCCGCGACTGCTGTAGCCACTGCGATACGGGTATTGCAGCCCAAATGTTTTACGCTGGAGAACGTATTGGGGTACAGACAGTCGGAATCATGGCAGATTATTCAGGATGAGCTTTGGGCGTTGGGATATCAGATAACAGCAGGGGTGCTGGATGCGGCGGATTATGGAGTTCCTCAGTCTCGAAAGCGGTTGATTGTCAAAGCCGCAAGAGGAAAAGCGCCAGCGCTACCACCAAAGCAAAGCCGGGTAGGATGGTATCAGTTTGTTGAAGATTTAATCCCGTCGCTACCTGAGTCCCAACTTCTTCCTGCTCAACAGAAGGCACTTGAGGAGAAGCTGGCTATTTGTCCGGAGATTCCAGCTCTGTTAATTGAGCGTACTGGGTTTAGGGACTCTTTGCCAAAACTGAGGGAACCCACGGAGCCAATCTGGACGATTAAGAGAGCCATCTTTACAGACCAGAGGCAAGGTGTTCGCCGCCGGTTTATTGATTTGTGGAAGTCAGATGGCACGGTTAAGAGCTTGACGGTGGAAGCAGTAGCGCGGCTTCAAGGTTTTCCTAGCTGGTATTACTTACCCGAACCAATCAATGTGGCGGGTTCGCTTCTTGGTTATAGCGTGCCGCCGCACTTTGCACAGCAACTTTACTCACCTTGA